One Salmo trutta chromosome 19, fSalTru1.1, whole genome shotgun sequence genomic window carries:
- the LOC115155010 gene encoding post-GPI attachment to proteins factor 2, which translates to MLQGLYGSLDRDKPLVRLPFTDFAVGTVLLALTGLIACIVISLMFHFDESTNTHCQVPNYLPSISASISLVPERYIWRFCIGLHSAPRFLVAAAYFSFYRGRFAKSFPDMALSVLALLAALAENVGLLLLTYVSSTETYSVHKNGFITFAACSLLHMLITCRLWQVIKKFSLNPEEITSFRWKVRLFLFNVSFCLVAAYFYRRHNKYCEPIIYTLFALCEYLVVLSNMAFHMTAFWDFGNKEVMVTTPAEDKRY; encoded by the exons ATGCTGCAGGGACTGTACGGAAGTCTGGATCGGGACAAGCCGCTGGTCCGGCTTCCTTTCACGGACTTTGCCGTTGGGACTGTCTTGCTGGCTCTAACCGGTCTAATAGCCTGCATCGTCATTTCTCTGATGTTCCATTTCGATGAGTCTACCAATACCCACTGTCAG GTGCCCAACTACCTCCCCTCCATCAGTGCGTCTATCAGTCTGGTCCCAGAGCGCTATATATGGAGGTTCTGTATCGGCCTGCACTCGGCCCCTCGTTTCCTGGTGGCTGCGGCCTACTTCAGCTTCTACCGTGGACGGTTTGCTAAGAGCTTCCCTGACATGGCCCTTAGTGTCCTGGCTCTCTTAGCTGCCCTGGCTGAGAATGTAGGCCTGTTGTTGCTCACCTATGTGTCCTCTACTGAGACCTACA GTGTTCACAAGAACGGTTTTATCACGTTCGCCGCCTGCTCTCTCCTGCACATGCTCATTACCTGCAGACTGTGGCAGGTGATTAAGAAGTTCAGTCTCAACCCCGAG gaGATCACGTCGTTTCGTTGGAAGGTGCGTCTCTTTCTCTTTAATGTCAGCTTTTGTTTGGTCGCCGCCTACTTTTACAGACGCCACAACAAGTACTGCGAACCCATCA tctACACTCTGTTTGCTCTATGTGAGTACCTGGTGGTGCTCTCCAACATGGCCTTCCACATGACGGCATTCTGGGACTTTGGAAACAAGGAAGTGATGGTCACCACTCCAGCAGAGGACAAACGCTATTGA